The proteins below are encoded in one region of Sphingobium yanoikuyae:
- a CDS encoding Lrp/AsnC family transcriptional regulator: MLAFRLSKIQVTGNIIIDMRKALLIDRSNATITHFMSQTTKIDHFDRAILRLIQRDTRMPQRAIAEAVNLSTAAVQRRIAAMERSGVIVRNVAIVDPDQVGLGVTSIVEVNLVDEKAARVDKAKQLFRDAPEVQQCYYVTGGRSFIMLIVAPDMRSYEAITRRLFAENESVASYHSYLALNRVKAGMELVIP; this comes from the coding sequence ATGCTCGCATTCCGCCTGTCGAAAATTCAGGTGACGGGAAATATCATCATCGACATGAGAAAGGCGCTCTTGATTGACCGGTCAAATGCAACAATTACTCATTTCATGAGCCAGACCACCAAGATCGACCATTTCGACCGGGCGATTCTACGCCTGATCCAGCGCGACACCCGCATGCCCCAGCGCGCGATTGCCGAGGCGGTCAACCTGTCGACCGCCGCCGTGCAGCGCCGCATCGCCGCGATGGAGCGCAGCGGCGTGATCGTGCGCAATGTCGCGATCGTCGATCCTGATCAGGTGGGCCTGGGCGTCACATCGATCGTCGAGGTCAATCTGGTCGATGAAAAGGCGGCGCGCGTCGACAAGGCCAAGCAATTGTTCCGCGACGCGCCCGAAGTGCAGCAATGCTATTATGTCACCGGCGGCCGCAGCTTCATCATGCTGATCGTCGCGCCCGACATGCGCAGTTACGAAGCGATCACCCGCCGCCTGTTCGCGGAAAATGAATCGGTCGCCAGCTATCACAGCTATCTGGCGCTCAACCGGGTGAAGGCGGGCATGGAACTGGTCATTCCCTGA
- the rarD gene encoding EamA family transporter RarD: protein MTIAESEARKGVIAAIGTYSIWGMLPLFFRLLHHVDPIEIVTQRVIWSVILILVLLAARKGLGAFVAALRTPRLVLPLMASAVMIAINWLVYVWAVNDGHVVACSLGYFLNPLVSVGLGVVILKERLRRGQMLAIAIAAVGVAILAAAALTTLWISLALAISFALYGLIRKLTPVAPMTGLGVETLLLVAPAIGYLIWLAGHGGISFGQDVSTTGLLILAGGVTTVPLVLFATAAQRLPLAMLGLLQYLAPTLQFLCGVVLLGETLSQGQMLSFGLIWLGLILFASDSYAAARRNRLATA from the coding sequence GTGACCATAGCGGAAAGCGAAGCCCGCAAGGGCGTCATCGCCGCGATCGGCACTTACAGCATCTGGGGGATGCTGCCGCTCTTCTTCCGCCTGCTGCATCATGTCGACCCGATCGAGATCGTGACCCAGCGGGTGATCTGGTCGGTCATCCTGATCCTGGTGCTGCTGGCCGCGCGCAAGGGGCTAGGCGCCTTCGTCGCGGCATTGCGCACGCCCCGGCTGGTCCTGCCGCTGATGGCATCGGCGGTGATGATCGCGATCAACTGGCTGGTCTATGTCTGGGCGGTCAATGACGGCCATGTCGTCGCCTGCAGCCTGGGCTATTTCCTCAACCCGCTGGTCAGCGTGGGCCTGGGCGTGGTCATACTCAAGGAAAGGCTGCGGCGCGGACAGATGCTGGCGATCGCGATCGCCGCGGTCGGCGTCGCCATCCTGGCTGCGGCCGCGCTCACCACCCTGTGGATCAGCCTGGCGCTGGCGATCAGCTTCGCCCTCTATGGCCTGATCCGCAAGCTCACCCCGGTTGCGCCGATGACCGGCCTGGGCGTCGAAACGCTGCTGCTGGTTGCGCCCGCGATCGGCTACCTGATCTGGCTGGCGGGCCATGGCGGCATCAGCTTTGGCCAGGACGTGTCGACCACCGGCCTGCTGATCCTGGCCGGCGGCGTCACCACCGTGCCGCTGGTGCTGTTCGCCACTGCCGCCCAGCGCCTGCCGCTGGCGATGCTGGGGCTGCTGCAATATCTGGCGCCGACGCTGCAATTTCTGTGCGGCGTGGTCCTGCTCGGCGAGACGCTGAGCCAGGGCCAGATGCTGAGCTTCGGCCTGATCTGGCTCGGCCTCATCCTCTTCGCCAGCGACAGCTATGCCGCCGCCCGCCGCAACCGGCTGGCGACGGCATAA
- a CDS encoding fatty acid desaturase family protein — translation MEDIAQERGPGYRYSRRATLPLIRQLSVVPNWRNALLLALQWAVMIAACTIAIRMDRWPAYLIAGIIIGTRIQVLAVMMHEACHGMLFSNRRINDLIGDLFVAYPLALSIDLYRVAHMVHHRHTNTMRDYDYRVQRKDADQHFPKSGRAMVVLLLRSLSGLNYYRAARAARIWSPLSNFHNPMRFGFDFRLALRVRYIVWAVLVYGAILWSPWRWQILGLFMIPQFIWANVFNRLRAMAEHNGVTDETEIRGTRTVIPTLIDRILIGPLNVSYHLEHHLFPSVPWHNLRRLHRHLMASDPRYARDAHVTQGYWGVIRELMPPPAVSGPDRQQGPVEANP, via the coding sequence ATGGAGGATATCGCCCAGGAACGTGGCCCCGGCTATCGTTACTCGCGGCGTGCCACCCTGCCGCTGATCCGGCAATTGTCGGTGGTGCCCAACTGGCGCAACGCGCTGCTGCTGGCGCTGCAATGGGCGGTGATGATCGCCGCCTGCACGATCGCGATCAGGATGGATCGATGGCCGGCCTATCTGATCGCCGGCATCATTATCGGCACGCGTATCCAGGTTCTGGCGGTGATGATGCATGAGGCCTGTCACGGGATGCTGTTCAGCAACCGGCGCATCAATGACCTGATCGGCGACCTGTTCGTTGCCTATCCGCTGGCGCTGAGTATCGATCTCTACCGTGTCGCCCATATGGTGCATCATCGCCATACCAACACGATGCGCGACTATGATTATCGGGTGCAGCGCAAGGATGCCGACCAGCATTTCCCGAAAAGCGGGCGCGCCATGGTCGTGCTGCTGCTGCGCAGCCTGTCCGGCCTGAACTATTATCGGGCGGCGCGGGCGGCGCGAATCTGGTCGCCCTTGTCCAATTTCCACAATCCGATGCGCTTCGGCTTCGATTTCCGGCTGGCGCTGCGCGTCCGCTACATCGTCTGGGCGGTACTGGTCTATGGCGCGATCCTTTGGTCGCCTTGGCGCTGGCAGATATTGGGGCTGTTCATGATTCCCCAGTTCATCTGGGCCAATGTGTTCAACCGGTTGCGGGCGATGGCGGAGCATAATGGCGTCACGGACGAGACGGAAATACGCGGCACGCGCACCGTTATCCCGACCCTGATCGACCGGATCCTGATCGGGCCGCTCAATGTCAGCTATCATCTGGAACATCATCTGTTCCCGTCGGTGCCCTGGCATAATCTGCGCCGCTTGCACCGGCATCTGATGGCGTCCGATCCGCGCTATGCGCGCGATGCGCATGTCACGCAGGGCTATTGGGGGGTGATCCGCGAACTGATGCCGCCGCCCGCGGTCAGTGGTCCCGATCGGCAGCAGGGTCCGGTCGAGGCGAATCCGTAA
- a CDS encoding LysR substrate-binding domain-containing protein — MDLDDLRSFAQVVRHGGFSAAERATGERKAKLSRRVARLEQVLGVRLIERSTRNLRVTDVGREIYRQCETIAEGIDATQAIAARARSQISGNLRIACPPGLARYLRTDVFARFLLLYPDVHLEMHISSQRIDLIQERFDAAFRVDIDTVHDQALTMHQLGRLDRILVAAPAVAAQAAATTIVSLAGLPTLSVGEHVEHDEWLLMNGQGRQHVVAHHPRFCSNDSATVRDAAVAGLGVALLSSAACSVELQQGRLVHVLPDWRTSEGIVHVLFTARTGMSPTLRAFIDYVAESFPSLTGGPLA, encoded by the coding sequence ATGGATCTGGATGATTTGCGCAGCTTTGCCCAGGTCGTGCGCCATGGCGGCTTCAGCGCGGCGGAGCGTGCCACGGGCGAACGCAAGGCGAAGCTCAGTCGCCGGGTTGCGCGGCTGGAACAGGTGTTGGGCGTTCGCCTGATCGAGCGATCGACCCGCAATCTGCGCGTGACCGATGTCGGCCGCGAAATCTATCGCCAGTGCGAGACGATCGCCGAGGGGATCGACGCCACCCAGGCGATCGCTGCGCGTGCCCGGTCACAGATCAGCGGCAATCTGCGCATCGCCTGCCCGCCGGGGCTGGCCCGCTATCTGCGCACCGATGTCTTCGCCCGGTTCCTGCTGCTCTATCCCGACGTGCATCTGGAAATGCATATCAGCAGCCAGCGCATCGACCTGATCCAGGAACGGTTCGATGCCGCCTTTCGCGTGGATATCGACACCGTGCATGATCAGGCGCTGACGATGCATCAGCTGGGGCGGCTGGACCGCATCCTGGTGGCCGCGCCGGCGGTGGCAGCGCAGGCCGCGGCAACGACTATCGTCAGCCTTGCCGGCCTGCCGACGTTGAGCGTGGGCGAGCATGTCGAACATGATGAATGGCTGTTGATGAACGGGCAGGGGCGACAGCATGTCGTCGCCCATCATCCCCGCTTCTGCAGCAATGATTCAGCGACGGTGCGCGATGCGGCGGTGGCCGGACTGGGCGTGGCGCTGCTGTCGTCAGCAGCCTGTTCGGTCGAGCTGCAACAGGGGCGGCTGGTGCATGTCCTGCCCGACTGGCGGACCAGCGAGGGCATCGTCCATGTCCTCTTCACCGCGCGCACCGGCATGTCGCCGACCCTGCGCGCGTTCATCGACTATGTCGCGGAAAGCTTTCCGTCGCTGACGGGCGGCCCGCTGGCCTGA